Part of the Brachyhypopomus gauderio isolate BG-103 chromosome 17, BGAUD_0.2, whole genome shotgun sequence genome, GGCGGAGGGCTGCGGTGAAGAGCAGCCCAGGATGGCTCGCTCGGTGACGGACGGGGAGATGAGACGGGCTCTTACTTCCTCCAGCTACCACGGGGTAAGAGTTAAGACCCTACAGAAGACACTAGATCCTCAGTCCAGTAGTTCTGGTACAGTGTCTGTATCCTGAGCATGTCATAGCAGGCATTTGCCCTAACAAAGAGTAAGAGCTGTTGACATATTTCCATCAGTGTGGACAGATGGGTTGAGCAGGGCTTTCCCTGCTTCTTTCTGCTGGCGCTACCATCCAGGAGAATGCAGACACGGCACATGTGTGTGCTGGGCTGGCTCGCTCTGCTGCCCCCTAGGGAGGGGCCGGGGCACGTCAGTCTGGCACCACAGCAAGAAGGGGCCGTCAGCTTGAAGAGACTCCCACTAGGAGCTGTCCTACCGGTTCTGTTTGAATATCCAGCCCAGTTGTGTGTCCACAGGGAGGGTGAATGTAACATTGACCATTTTAGAGGGATGAAGACCTCTCGGTTCATATATTTGTGCACTAAACatgtatttttatattaaacaaatattttaGTGTTGACAGAATATTATTACCTGTATAACTATAACTAGTCCAGTTTACTCTACAGAGGGCCTGTAGCTTTGGAGGATTTGACCTGATGAACCGATCCATATACATGGGAAACAAGAACTGTGACTCCAGTGTAAGTGCTACAGAAAATGCCGTTTTATCCCAGACCAGAAACTAGAAGGTTCAAGAAATGAACTGTGATTTGAAGGGCTTTACTGGGCCTTGTGAGCCCTCTGTCTATATCCTTGCCATCGGACTAGGGTCAAAGGTCTCACTGTGTCGTGTTCCTGTGCAGCAGGGTGACGGTGGGGGTGGCAGTACCAggtcccccaccccctcccgcATATCTCTGGGGAAGAAGGTGAAGTCTGTGAAGGAGACGATGAGGAAACGCATATCTAAGAAAAGCAGCTCCGCTCTTCCTGAGCAGGTGAGGCACCACAGCATAGGCAGGATGAAACATTTACCACAGAATGTTTAGTGACGTTTAACATGAAAATTCATTATTTCACATTATTATGTAGTAATCAGTTTCTCCACagaacctttgtgtctggaaaaGGTCTCTGGTTCAGCATATATGGTTGACAATCCACTTATAGAGCATCTTTATAAAATAGACCAGCATACACTGAAGTATAAGAATCGGTACTTGCAACTGACCTCTTTGACATTTAAAATATCTGTTTGCAAGTGCTGAGCGCCCCCTTCTGGCCATTGCCCTAACGTACTGAACATTGAACAATACTCTTTTTGTGTTTTCCACTTAGTCAAGCCCCAGCAGAGTACCAGGCTCCCCCCAGTctccccacacagacacacactccctggAGAAGCCCAAACTCAAAGCTGGAGGCTCTGTCGAGAGTCTAAGGAGCTCACTGAGTGGACAGAGCTCAATGAGTAAGAGAgtgttttgtgcgtgtgtgtgtgtgtgtgtgtgtgtgtgtgtgtgtgtgtgcgagtgtgtgtgtgagtgcgtgcgtgcgtgcataaGTGATCAAATGCCTCCACAGTGAAACCCATGTGCATTTTAAATGTAACCTAATTTGTAGGTGGTCAGACAGTGAGCACTACAGACTCCTCGGCCAGTAACCGAGAGAGTGTGAAATCAGAGGAGGGTGAAGATGACGAGCTGCCCTACAGAGGACCTTTCTGTGGCCGGGCCCTCGTACACACCGACTTCATCCCCAGCCCCTACGACACAGACTCCCTCAAACTCAAGGCAAGGCTTTTGACGCCTACAAGGAAATGACATTAATTAGCTAATGCCATAAGTAATGAGTTGTTGTTGTATTCTCCAGTGCTTAGATTTGCTTTAGATTAACACACATTAGATTAATGTGAACATCTGCTTCCAGAGGGGAGATGTAATCGACATCATCAGTAAACCTCCTATGGGCACCTGGATGGGCCTGCTAAATAACAAGGTGGGCACCTTCAAATTCATCTACGTGGACGTGCTGAGCGAGGAAGAGAAGCCCAAACGCAGTGTacggaagaagaggaagagccaGCCACCCAAGCCCACCTCAGTGGAAGAGCTTCTGGAACGCATCAACCTCAAGGTGATTAATGACCTCCACGAAACCACACACAGCGTCAGAGCACGCGACCCTCTGGTTGGACCTCTAGCTACAGAGGAAGTTATGCTAACGTGAGGGGCTTTTCTGCAGGAGCACATGCCCACGTTCCTGTTTAACGGCTACGAGGATCTGGACACGTTCAGGCTACTGGAACAGGAGGACCTGGATGAGCTCAACATCACGGACCCCCAGCACCGAGCCGTGCTGCTCACCGCTGTGGAGCTGCTGCAGGAGTATGAGAGTGAGTAGTCAtgcatatgtatacacacacacacacacacacacacacacacacacacacacacacacacacagagtcatgcAGCTtctcaaaaacaaacacatggaTGTTTTCCATTTGTGGTAAGTGGTCATTTGTTAtaagtgaaagtgtgtgtgtgtgtgtgtgtgtgtgtgtgtgtgtgtgtgtaggtaacaGTGACCCCGAGCGTGGAGGGTTTTCAGGATGCCCTGAGGAGAAGGTTCTGTCAGAAAGCCAGGCCCCCCCAGGCGACTCACCGCGTGACTCTGGCTGCTTTGAGAGTAATGAGAACCTGGAGAACGGTAATGCCAGCCTTCCTGGGCTGTGAGTGTGCCCAGCCCCAACGCTCCTGCCCTCTGTGGGCTGCCAGGGCCTGCATGCTGCTCAGCCACGCCCAGCAGACTGAAGGGCAGGGTGACGAGGTCACGCCCAGCAGACTGAAGGGCAGGGTGACGAGGTCACGCCCAGCAGACTGAAGGGCAGGGTGACGAGGTCACGCCCAGCAGACTGAAGGGCAGGGTGACGAGGTCACGCCTCTCATCTCGCCGCCATCTCCGCCTTTTCTCTGGCTCGTGTTGCTTATCTCTGCTCCAAGGGCCATTCTCTCTGACCCAGTTACACAAATCTTTTTTTGCTTTAGTCTTACAAAACGATAGCGAATATATATTGTTCTTGAACATGTCAATAGTCCCTTTGAAGAGTATTTTTCAAGCTTGTGTTCCTGAGATTTTGCAATTTCTGTGTATTGTATAGTCAAAATAATATAGTGTTGTACAATATCTTAATGTGCCTCAAATCTGTGTGACAAGTACAGAAGCTAAAATAGATATAAAATGGATATATTTACAGAGTTTATGCATACCACTTTGCTTTTACCATTTGGTCAGGCAAAATTATGGCCTGATCACAGAAACTGTAGCAGTATTAAAAATGCATCTCTAAATAAAGGTAAAACATTTGCTAATTTTAACGGGAGCTAAGAAAAAGAGCATCAGTGTTTTAATAACTATTGCATGCTCATGAGAAAACAGCCATGAGTCCAGCTTTTGTCATTGTCTTTCGCCAGTGATAACGGGGGCTGTGTAATAAACTGCTCTGTGATCTACTTATCTGGACTGCCTGCTTTCATTGCCATTGTATTTCCATTCACTTTTCATTCCGTTTACAATGACCTATTGTGTGTTCACAGTTTCGTTTGACTACACGCAGCTTGTCATATCTTTCCTTTCAGCCGATGTATAATCTGCCCTGAACATTGATTAAAGCTGTCTGTAGCCATACTGGTTTCTGTAAATCTTATCTTGCATGGCTCTTGTTTTAGGGAGGTGCAAAAAGACGTCTCATTTAAGCAGGTCGTCATCGGGCTTTGAGTCCAGTCACCTCCCGTCTCCTGagtaccccaccccacccctgagCCAGCCCAGCCAGACCACTGTACAGAACAGGCACCATCCACAGGATCTCCTGCTCCCTTTCCAGATGACCACCATCACAGGCCTGTGCTTTGGGACGAGCCATTGCCTTCTCAGAGCGAAGTCCCTGAGCCAAAGCTCAGATGCTCTCGTTTGCCTCCCCGCTCCCCAAGGCCTGTGGAAGCGTTGCCTTTCACTGGATGACCTTCTCCCCGATCAGGTCATCCACAGGAAGGAGACCTACATCCAGGATCATCCAAAGCGGGGCTCTGTCGAGATGCAAGGCCTGGATGCCACTGAAGCTTTAGTGCCGGAGAAGCCTCGGACGTGCACCGACCTAGAGGGTGACTCCGACGAGCCCGGCACAGGGGTCCAGCCGCCCGTCACCCATCTCATAGCAGGAGTGGCGTTTGAAGAGGTGCTGCAGGAGGAGAATCCTGCTGAAGCCCATGCAGAAGACCCTCCTAAGTGCACACTGCGCATAAAACCACCAGTTCCACCCAAACCTCTACCCCTGCTTTTTATAAAGGAGAAGGAGGCCGGTCCTGACAACAAAGACTCTTCCCCAGATCTTTCTCTTCCACAGCAGTTGGACACGGCATCTAATGTTCCTCGCTCCAGCAAACTTTTCATCCACAGGCTGGGAAAGAAGGTTCAGCATGGCAAAGCCACCAGTTTGGAATCACTGGTTGAAGAGAAGCTGATCTCGGACGGTATTGATCTCACAGAGGAGCCATATTCTGATAAGGTACATAATTTCCTCCCTGTCCAGGGATTCTGAGATTATGGTCTTGCACACTTCTGTGGCACCTAATTTGATCAAACTTTTGATCTTCCCAGTCTAAATAATTCAGTGTACATTGTACTCATGCTGCTATTCCTTCTTCATTGAGTTATGAATTTGTAACTTGACATTCTGAATAGAGAACACATCTGATTGGATGTTGCCTAATAGCGTGGATACCAAACGGTTGTATATATGagatgtatatgtatatatgagaAAATCACCTGTCATTTATCAAGTTATATGACAAAATGGGTACAAAGTTATTAAAAATAGGTGTTTTCTTTTCAGCTTGGTCGCTATGGGGTGCCTTTCTCCCTCATCCAGAGGTATTCTGAAGACCTGGACAAGCCTTTGGGTGACATTGCCACAGTCATGGACCACACTAGGGTCCAGCAGCTCCTCAAACAGCATCGCATGGCTGTGAGTACTAGAGGTTTTACACTACCGCTTCCGACAATGTTGAAAAGTAATGCCATTAAAATCACTTTGCAGTTGactcttcttttatttatttcactcCTCAGATCCCGCTGAGAGGTTTATCAGAGATTTGTGTGAAACTATAACCTCTTTGATGAACATGGTAGTGATGCTGGATAGCCATTTTTTCTTGACTACACCTGTTGGTGTCTGGCATGGATGTCTTGGTCCAGATGTTCCTCTGTCTCCTCTGCCACTGGGTAGAACTCCAGAGAACAGGCACACATTAACACCACTGGTGGGCCACAGTAGCATGCTAAGAAGGATGTGAATACAGAGTGAGTGATGCCAGAACTTTCAATGAGAATTTGAATGGCACAGTTTCTTGTGAAAGAAGCACCAAGTGTTACTAAAGCTAAGCACTGGTATAGCCAGTTATCAATGGGAGAAATGCTCCCTTTGAGATGCTCAGTATCACTTTATGAAAGGTCTTTTAAAATATATGTAGTTTTTAATGCTTTAGTATTACATTTTCAAAGGAAATGTGTTCAATTCTTACCTGAGCTTACGTCTGCCAGCGCAGATGCATCGATTTGGACACTTTCATTTTAAACATAGTGTACAGTTCATTCAGGCAAAGAAAGATGATGATGCTAAACCAGTCATTTTAGGCAAAGTTCAGTATTTTCAAAGCTGTTTCTTTAAATCTAATGCTAATTGTGCAGTAGAATGTTAAAAATTGTGAACTTTCACTGTTGGCTTTGACTGTAAATACAAAATAGAAGCTCTCTACGATGAATTGTGAATCTGcatttgttttaaaatgtgtttttctctctctctctcatgtggtTTGATTAAATAATAGAACAGTGATTGTAATTTGGTGATtactaaaattttggatatatGCATAGACCAGGGTTCTTATTCCCACTGAGACACTGCACAATTTTTTGTGTgggatttgggggggggggggggggggttatataTAATTTCAGTGTTTTTCTGCTAAAATAACTCCTCTGGTTCAGCTCAACAGCTAAATAACCCCTTCATGGCTCAGTCAGTTAGAATGTATAAAAGACCATGAGAATGTCCCTTCAGGACGCTTAAGAGTCACTGCATAACTCCCCATAGTAAATGTTGAAGTAGTCATATGTCATTTAAGTCATTGCATATCTCCCCATAGTAAATGCGAATTGCTGAAGTAGTCCGAGGTCTGTTCATTTTAGTAAAACAATTTGTTTTCGACTTAAGCAAAGTATTGGTCATAAGCATGTTTGTTTGCTGTTTAAGTTTTGAAATGTGCTATATTTTTGTTCTCGGAAATGGTTTCATTTTAAAACTGcatatttattttgtgttgtaatAAAGGGTGTATTTGATACTATAATGTATCGCAAACTTTAATCCACTGAAATGTCTTTAATGCGTATAAAAACTCGCCTTTTGTGTTGATTATACACATATGGATGATTACATTGCATCCCCGCAACAACGTCATTAAAAAGATAAATTGCAGTAAAAAACTATCTATTATATTTGCTTATTTGTTTGTTCTTGCTTCAGTTGTTCCAACAACtgattaaaatgtatttcaacTGAATTAGCTTGTAATAGACAAGGCTAACATGTGAAAGACGGTAAAAAGTTCAACCTACTACAAGAAGAAAACATCACACATGAGAGTCTAATCAGAGCAGCAGTCCTGGCGCGCTCGTCCACCAGAACACACGACGTTGTTGGGACTCCTTACTCAGAAATACACACTTGCGTCGAATGAGTTATCGGCATTCTCGCCGATTTCTACTGGGAATATGATGAAGCATGTGCCCGTCGGAAATAATAGCTCCCTCAGAAGCTATATCCGACGAAGAAACAGAAAGGGTAACTGGTTAGCTGTTATTTTGTTAAGAATTTCTCGGCGGGATTTTGGATTCTGCTTGGCCacgctgtttttgttttgtttgggcTCCGTCCTGTGGCAATTAAATGGTGGACCACCTAAAATTCTTCTTGATGTCCGTTACTTCTTCGGTAAGAGTTATCAGTTATTTGAGTCTAGTAACCATGTGTATCATGGTAAAATCATACATATATTTACAGTTTTATGAACCTAAATTTTACTAAGCATGAATGAAAAATCTAAATCACGTAGCCTATATTCACACATATAATGAATagacatttcaaaataaagcagATTTAAAAAATACTCCAAAACAAAAATCCGTTTGGCCCAGATACTTATACATGAGCTTTCGTTGATTATTAAAGTGTGAAGTTTGAGTGCCTTCTCGGTCACAGGTAGACGGAAATTAGTGGTCATGCACGGTAACATTCATGACGTCTCGACAGCTCTGACAACATTTTTAACATATGTCGCAATGTAACATTAGCTTACACGGTTATTTAGTTGTCTGGTAATGTATTTTGCTTGAGGAAGAAACAGTCCACTGGTATTTGAACGAACAAACAGTAGACTAGGTGTTTGGAAAGCCGTAGCAGTTATCAAAAGCCCCTTGTGACTATCGCCTGCTTGAACGACTTCATTATGAGCCCCGCACTAACAAAATACACAACCCCTTTCAGCAATTCCATTTATATTTTTCTCATGCTTTATGATGCATATATAGGTTACATTTTCATCTGAAGTATGGGTTTgcctaaaaaaaattatttctactgttcacacacaaaccattttAACTGTCTTTTCTTAACTATAGGGACATCATTTGGTGGTGAACACTTAGCACCCAGAGTAAGTGTTGTACCTAAGAGAAATTACACTGTTAGAGCAACATTGTGCAACTTTCCATGTAGTTTAACTAACTCACTTTTACATGTTATTCTGTTAATCAATAAGGCTAGTTATTATTATGAAGGGTAATCAGTTTTGTGTGGAATGTATGTACAGGAAAAATCAATTAGGCCAAAATATCCTGTTAATGTGTGGATATTCATTACTGCAGTATCCCATTTGTCCTGTTAATGCATTATAATCATTACTGCAATAGCCCGTTTGTCctgttaatgcattaatatTCTTTACTGTAGTAGCCCGCTTGTTTTCTCTATAGGTTTTACCTTTCCCCAGTCAAGTCATATACAATCGCGTTGGCAAGTGTGGGAGTCGTACATTAGTCCTGCTGCTCCGTATCCTGGCAGAGAGACATCGGTTCACCCTCATCTCGTCGGACATCCACAACAAGACCAGGCTAAGCAAGCGTGAACAGGTCATGTCCTGAATGTGCGCTCTTGGTCCGTAtgcaactcccccccccccagtgcatTTTACTCATTTCTGTTGCTCTCATTTGTGGTGCAGCTGAATGTGATGACAAACATAAGCACCCTTCCTCAGCCCTTCCTGTACGCCCGACATGTCCACTTCCTCAATTTCACTAGGTACCCTCATGCTACAGCCATTATGGGTAAAGTTTCACTCTGCTACAAATGGCTCAGTTTAATAGTCCTGTGTGTCTCTACAGGTTCAGAATAGATGAACCTGTATACATCAACATCATCAGAGATCCGATCAACCGATTTCTGTCCAATTATTTTTTTCGGCGCTTTGGCGactggagaggagaagagaaccaTCTCATCCGCACTCCCGCAATGAAGGACGATGAAAGATATCTAGTGAGGTTTTTGATCTAGATTTTGTCTCATTATacttaatgttaataaaaacgCATTTCATGAATGTGTTGCTTTGCATCACCCTCACAAGACACCGTATATCTAGTATACCAAGACTGTGGACTGCTCTTAAACTTTCCTCACAAAGCCTCATAGTGCAATGTAATCGGTCCACTGTATGTGTTAGCTGTTCCAGCATGTTGTATAAACCACTGAAACACCAGGACAAGACCTTCCCCTGGTTTACCACTGGAGAATTTTGTGGTGAACTAGCTCAGGTTTAGGACCCATTAGTGCTGGAAAGATTGCTAGGATTGGTCAGTTTCTGGTGTCAGGGGTTGAGGCCATGGCTCTCCACAGCATACCCCAAGACATTCCTCCTCTTCTTGTTCTGCCCCTCGTTaagttttaatatatttttctgCTAAACTTATAACCTAAGGCATGAATAGTGAACTATACGTTCATTGTGTTCAAATGACGTTCCAACTGTGCCAAAGGTGTCTTAAACTTCAGCATGCTGATGTTAATCTCTCCTCCCTTGGCTTGTCATTATAGTTATTAATGCTATATAATATGTGTGGATTTGAATTCAAAGGAGGCAACAGGTtgttagttactgttgttactgCCCCTCAGTGGCTATAGTCTAATTGCCACTTACTGGATACAAGCAATAGAGCTGTTACTGCATAGCTTAGCAACACCATAAATTGGATCTAGCTGAATGTCTCCTGTGTTTTACAGTTTTACATGAATGCCTCTTTGACAACTCTCTCAGCAGACTGGGTTTATTAAGCAGTACACTCAGGTTATTTTTAGACTTGCAAACAACTGTGGTGTCGTTGACCCTGTTTTTCTGCTAAGTGTTGATGCTGTGCTTTATTCTCAGTTTTATAGGTAATGTTGATGATCATGACAGCACAGACCACATCTCTATATTGAGGAATAGTTCATCACTTTTTCCTTCCCTTTGTCTGTGAGAGGAACCTTATATATCCAAACCCTATATATTCCACGCTGAACAGTGAAAAGAAAATTGACCATTTTGTTTAACCCGTCAAATTATAGCTTGTTACTTAAGGGATTAGTGTAGTGAGAGGTTGTGTATGCTGTCTTTTGAGAACTACATGCTGTACTTGAGCCATGTGATGGTTGTttactttggggtggggggaaACAGTACTGGTCATCTGTCATACACTGGTGTATATGAATAACCCCTCAGTTCTTGTGTGTATACCTGATGtggaataatgtgtgtgtgtgtgtctgtgtgtatacatatatatgttttGCACTGTGTTGTGTCTGGTCTTAGGACATTAACACCTGCATCTTAGAAAGCTACGCTGAGTGCTCAAACCCACGACTCTTCTACATCATACCTTATTTCTGTGGCCAGCAGCCTCAGTGCAGGTGAGACAACTTCCTGCTTAAAAATGCTGAACAGAACggtaaaataaacaatttagTCCAGTCAGCAACAACCAATATGACAGTCTGTGTCATACTGTTATGGGTTTTGGATAGGGAGCCGGGTTTGTGGGCACTGCAGAAGGCTAAGGAGAATGTACTGGAACACTACCTGTTGGTGGGGGTCCTGGAGGAGCTACAGG contains:
- the sash1b gene encoding SAM and SH3 domain-containing protein 1 isoform X5 encodes the protein MEQDRADRGSGLDANAPDDFSHVWADLMNVLDGSLGNLEDLAKEYSEYYSTSYSDVCDRMEELRKRRVAQDTETEKSEATTTSLQLRSEIQESLGLCSAVSTPEMERRLSIHKSSSEDGSGGRWDTRKKNKSFWQNFRKTQKGSIRQISKGEDVGFVASEITMSDEERIQLMMMVKEKMITVEEALARLKEYETQSKQSCNMDPTEWTDCSGPAVNESSNCNEQTDEELEESVSYRRLHKLVTSTRRVRKKLIRIDEGKKSTSKDPVSSDVSPTAEDNVCLYSGVQKRVAVPHVNGPASVPQEHLPADGDADVLTASPLSCSLDVYSSHRLFKGFSKPCGGSPGSGQVALGPSGASLALVPISGSSSTEAEGCGEEQPRMARSVTDGEMRRALTSSSYHGRACSFGGFDLMNRSIYMGNKNCDSSQGDGGGGSTRSPTPSRISLGKKVKSVKETMRKRISKKSSSALPEQSSPSRVPGSPQSPHTDTHSLEKPKLKAGGSVESLRSSLSGQSSMSGQTVSTTDSSASNRESVKSEEGEDDELPYRGPFCGRALVHTDFIPSPYDTDSLKLKRGDVIDIISKPPMGTWMGLLNNKVGTFKFIYVDVLSEEEKPKRSVRKKRKSQPPKPTSVEELLERINLKEHMPTFLFNGYEDLDTFRLLEQEDLDELNITDPQHRAVLLTAVELLQEYESNSDPERGGFSGCPEEKVLSESQAPPGDSPRDSGCFESNENLENGNASLPGL
- the sash1b gene encoding SAM and SH3 domain-containing protein 1 isoform X1, whose protein sequence is MSSGPAIVYEWLKRLQLCQYVEAFVDNGYDDLEVCKQIGHPDLDAIGVFSPPHRQKVLRAVDRLREEDMKVSPGLYFTLEPLPGVSSTHSSQVRDHKHNGLKPAWNISGLIPGFGLSNNNLFFECPADPVIYPKLKLKILIRDKLVKDGVDLSKPPYSFKDGSLGNLEDLAKEYSEYYSTSYSDVCDRMEELRKRRVAQDTETEKSEATTTSLQLRSEIQESLGLCSAVSTPEMERRLSIHKSSSEDGSGGRWDTRKKNKSFWQNFRKTQKGSIRQISKGEDVGFVASEITMSDEERIQLMMMVKEKMITVEEALARLKEYETQSKQSCNMDPTEWTDCSGPAVNESSNCNEQTDEELEESVSYRRLHKLVTSTRRVRKKLIRIDEGKKSTSKDPVSSDVSPTAEDNVCLYSGVQKRVAVPHVNGPASVPQEHLPADGDADVLTASPLSCSLDVYSSHRLFKGFSKPCGGSPGSGQVALGPSGASLALVPISGSSSTEAEGCGEEQPRMARSVTDGEMRRALTSSSYHGRACSFGGFDLMNRSIYMGNKNCDSSQGDGGGGSTRSPTPSRISLGKKVKSVKETMRKRISKKSSSALPEQSSPSRVPGSPQSPHTDTHSLEKPKLKAGGSVESLRSSLSGQSSMSGQTVSTTDSSASNRESVKSEEGEDDELPYRGPFCGRALVHTDFIPSPYDTDSLKLKRGDVIDIISKPPMGTWMGLLNNKVGTFKFIYVDVLSEEEKPKRSVRKKRKSQPPKPTSVEELLERINLKEHMPTFLFNGYEDLDTFRLLEQEDLDELNITDPQHRAVLLTAVELLQEYESNSDPERGGFSGCPEEKVLSESQAPPGDSPRDSGCFESNENLENGRCKKTSHLSRSSSGFESSHLPSPEYPTPPLSQPSQTTVQNRHHPQDLLLPFQMTTITGLCFGTSHCLLRAKSLSQSSDALVCLPAPQGLWKRCLSLDDLLPDQVIHRKETYIQDHPKRGSVEMQGLDATEALVPEKPRTCTDLEGDSDEPGTGVQPPVTHLIAGVAFEEVLQEENPAEAHAEDPPKCTLRIKPPVPPKPLPLLFIKEKEAGPDNKDSSPDLSLPQQLDTASNVPRSSKLFIHRLGKKVQHGKATSLESLVEEKLISDGIDLTEEPYSDKLGRYGVPFSLIQRYSEDLDKPLGDIATVMDHTRVQQLLKQHRMAIPLRGLSEICVKL
- the sash1b gene encoding SAM and SH3 domain-containing protein 1 isoform X3, whose amino-acid sequence is MEELRKRRVAQDTETEKSEATTTSLQLRSEIQESLGLCSAVSTPEMERRLSIHKSSSEDGSGGRWDTRKKNKSFWQNFRKTQKGSIRQISKGEDVGFVASEITMSDEERIQLMMMVKEKMITVEEALARLKEYETQSKQSCNMDPTEWTDCSGPAVNESSNCNEQTDEELEESVSYRRLHKLVTSTRRVRKKLIRIDEGKKSTSKDPVSSDVSPTAEDNVCLYSGVQKRVAVPHVNGPASVPQEHLPADGDADVLTASPLSCSLDVYSSHRLFKGFSKPCGGSPGSGQVALGPSGASLALVPISGSSSTEAEGCGEEQPRMARSVTDGEMRRALTSSSYHGRACSFGGFDLMNRSIYMGNKNCDSSQGDGGGGSTRSPTPSRISLGKKVKSVKETMRKRISKKSSSALPEQSSPSRVPGSPQSPHTDTHSLEKPKLKAGGSVESLRSSLSGQSSMSGQTVSTTDSSASNRESVKSEEGEDDELPYRGPFCGRALVHTDFIPSPYDTDSLKLKRGDVIDIISKPPMGTWMGLLNNKVGTFKFIYVDVLSEEEKPKRSVRKKRKSQPPKPTSVEELLERINLKEHMPTFLFNGYEDLDTFRLLEQEDLDELNITDPQHRAVLLTAVELLQEYESNSDPERGGFSGCPEEKVLSESQAPPGDSPRDSGCFESNENLENGRCKKTSHLSRSSSGFESSHLPSPEYPTPPLSQPSQTTVQNRHHPQDLLLPFQMTTITGLCFGTSHCLLRAKSLSQSSDALVCLPAPQGLWKRCLSLDDLLPDQVIHRKETYIQDHPKRGSVEMQGLDATEALVPEKPRTCTDLEGDSDEPGTGVQPPVTHLIAGVAFEEVLQEENPAEAHAEDPPKCTLRIKPPVPPKPLPLLFIKEKEAGPDNKDSSPDLSLPQQLDTASNVPRSSKLFIHRLGKKVQHGKATSLESLVEEKLISDGIDLTEEPYSDKLGRYGVPFSLIQRYSEDLDKPLGDIATVMDHTRVQQLLKQHRMAIPLRGLSEICVKL
- the sash1b gene encoding SAM and SH3 domain-containing protein 1 isoform X2, with amino-acid sequence MEQDRADRGSGLDANAPDDFSHVWADLMNVLDGSLGNLEDLAKEYSEYYSTSYSDVCDRMEELRKRRVAQDTETEKSEATTTSLQLRSEIQESLGLCSAVSTPEMERRLSIHKSSSEDGSGGRWDTRKKNKSFWQNFRKTQKGSIRQISKGEDVGFVASEITMSDEERIQLMMMVKEKMITVEEALARLKEYETQSKQSCNMDPTEWTDCSGPAVNESSNCNEQTDEELEESVSYRRLHKLVTSTRRVRKKLIRIDEGKKSTSKDPVSSDVSPTAEDNVCLYSGVQKRVAVPHVNGPASVPQEHLPADGDADVLTASPLSCSLDVYSSHRLFKGFSKPCGGSPGSGQVALGPSGASLALVPISGSSSTEAEGCGEEQPRMARSVTDGEMRRALTSSSYHGRACSFGGFDLMNRSIYMGNKNCDSSQGDGGGGSTRSPTPSRISLGKKVKSVKETMRKRISKKSSSALPEQSSPSRVPGSPQSPHTDTHSLEKPKLKAGGSVESLRSSLSGQSSMSGQTVSTTDSSASNRESVKSEEGEDDELPYRGPFCGRALVHTDFIPSPYDTDSLKLKRGDVIDIISKPPMGTWMGLLNNKVGTFKFIYVDVLSEEEKPKRSVRKKRKSQPPKPTSVEELLERINLKEHMPTFLFNGYEDLDTFRLLEQEDLDELNITDPQHRAVLLTAVELLQEYESNSDPERGGFSGCPEEKVLSESQAPPGDSPRDSGCFESNENLENGRCKKTSHLSRSSSGFESSHLPSPEYPTPPLSQPSQTTVQNRHHPQDLLLPFQMTTITGLCFGTSHCLLRAKSLSQSSDALVCLPAPQGLWKRCLSLDDLLPDQVIHRKETYIQDHPKRGSVEMQGLDATEALVPEKPRTCTDLEGDSDEPGTGVQPPVTHLIAGVAFEEVLQEENPAEAHAEDPPKCTLRIKPPVPPKPLPLLFIKEKEAGPDNKDSSPDLSLPQQLDTASNVPRSSKLFIHRLGKKVQHGKATSLESLVEEKLISDGIDLTEEPYSDKLGRYGVPFSLIQRYSEDLDKPLGDIATVMDHTRVQQLLKQHRMAIPLRGLSEICVKL
- the LOC143480728 gene encoding uronyl 2-sulfotransferase codes for the protein MMKHVPVGNNSSLRSYIRRRNRKGNWLAVILLRISRRDFGFCLATLFLFCLGSVLWQLNGGPPKILLDVRYFFGTSFGGEHLAPRVLPFPSQVIYNRVGKCGSRTLVLLLRILAERHRFTLISSDIHNKTRLSKREQLNVMTNISTLPQPFLYARHVHFLNFTRFRIDEPVYINIIRDPINRFLSNYFFRRFGDWRGEENHLIRTPAMKDDERYLDINTCILESYAECSNPRLFYIIPYFCGQQPQCREPGLWALQKAKENVLEHYLLVGVLEELQEVLLLLERLLPQFFTDVLNIYKSPEYRKLWNMTVTVHKQRPSLEAMQVLHQRMEHEYDFYNFIKTQFHLTKRKFGLRSVTRPPLHHSGLREGQEEETGLDSWLEHPLR